A region from the Osmerus eperlanus chromosome 11, fOsmEpe2.1, whole genome shotgun sequence genome encodes:
- the kcnj13 gene encoding inward rectifier potassium channel 13 isoform X1, with protein sequence MTCVFWADLLVTPDVSPRKPCAPSSPPVTMTTRPNSSNHGPDAKAQSSPLLSPTTCQRLVTKDGRCNLRPPAPLPRPWASACLLALQDLWGSLLSLRWRWVLLAFCTSFLAHWLLFACLWYLLAHLNGDLEVADHDAPPEGHVVCVKHITSFTAAFSFSLETQLTIGYGTMFPSGDCPSAIVLLAVQMLLGLMLEAFITGAFVAKIARPQKRAGAIQFSPQAVVGQHLGQPCLMFRAANLLRRPLVQVKVSAVLYEERDGQALHQTALDFHLDHLGSQPCPFFIFPLTFYHLLERPSPLYPALRQGRAGHFELVVFLSASQEGTGDTCQKRTSYLRQEIQLERCFVPAAGLDRLGRYKVSTQHFDTTHSKEALDKECVVQINGDGNDRME encoded by the exons ATGACTTGTGTTTTCTGGGCAGATCTCCTCGTCACCCCCGACGTGTCGCCTCGGAAACCCTGTGCCCCCTCTTCGCCTcctgtcaccatgacaaccagaCCAAACAGCAGCAACCACGGCCCGGACGCCAAGGCTCAGTCCTCGCCTCTGTTGTCCCCGACGACCTGCCAGCGCCTGGTCACCAAGGACGGACGGTGTAACCTGCGCCCCCCCGCGCCCCTCCCCAGGCCCTgggcctctgcctgcctgctggcccTGCAGGATCTGTGGGGCTCCCTGCTCAGCCTGCGCTGGCGCTGGGTCCTGCTGGCCTTCTGTACCTCCTTCCTGGCCCACTGGCTGCTGTTCGCCTGCTTGTGGTACCTGCTGGCTCACCTGAACGGAGACCTGGAGGTGGCGGACCACGACGCTCCGCCCGAGGGCCATGTAGTGTGTGTCAAACACATCACCTCCTTCACAGCAGCCTTCTCCTTCTCGCTGGAGACACAGTTAACCATCGGTTACGGGACCATGTTTCCCAGTGGAGACTGTCCCAGCGCCATCGTGCTACTGGCCGTGCAGATGCTGCTGGGACTCATGCTGGAGGCCTTCATCACAG GCGCCTTCGTAGCGAAGATCGCCCGCCCCCAGAAGCGGGCAGGTGCTATCCAGTTCAGCCCTCAGGCCGTGGTGGGACAGCACCTGGGCCAGCCCTGCCTCATGTTCCGCGCCGCCAACCTGCTGCGGCGCCCCCTGGTGCAGGTGAAGGTGAGTGCCGTGCTGTACGAGGAGCGCGACGGCCAGGCCCTGCACCAGACAGCACTAGACTTCCATCTGGACCATCTGGGCTCGCAGCCCTGCCCCTTCTTCATCTTCCCCCTCACCTTCTACCACCTCCTGGAGCGCCCCAGCCCACTGTACCCCGCCCTGCGCCAGGGCCGCGCTGGACACTTCGAGCTGGTGGTCTTCCTCTCTGCGTCCCAGGAGGGCACCGGGGACACCTGCCAGAAGAGGACGTCGTATCTGCGGCAGGAGATCCAGCTGGAGCGCTGCTTTGTGCCGGCTGCAGGGCTGGACCGTCTGGGCAGGTACAAGGTGAGCACTCAGCACTTTGACACCACCCACTCTAAAGAGGCCCTGGATAAGGAGTGTGTGGTGCAGATCAACGGGGATGGGAATGACAGGATGGAGTAG
- the kcnj13 gene encoding inward rectifier potassium channel 13 isoform X2: MTTRPNSSNHGPDAKAQSSPLLSPTTCQRLVTKDGRCNLRPPAPLPRPWASACLLALQDLWGSLLSLRWRWVLLAFCTSFLAHWLLFACLWYLLAHLNGDLEVADHDAPPEGHVVCVKHITSFTAAFSFSLETQLTIGYGTMFPSGDCPSAIVLLAVQMLLGLMLEAFITGAFVAKIARPQKRAGAIQFSPQAVVGQHLGQPCLMFRAANLLRRPLVQVKVSAVLYEERDGQALHQTALDFHLDHLGSQPCPFFIFPLTFYHLLERPSPLYPALRQGRAGHFELVVFLSASQEGTGDTCQKRTSYLRQEIQLERCFVPAAGLDRLGRYKVSTQHFDTTHSKEALDKECVVQINGDGNDRME, translated from the exons atgacaaccagaCCAAACAGCAGCAACCACGGCCCGGACGCCAAGGCTCAGTCCTCGCCTCTGTTGTCCCCGACGACCTGCCAGCGCCTGGTCACCAAGGACGGACGGTGTAACCTGCGCCCCCCCGCGCCCCTCCCCAGGCCCTgggcctctgcctgcctgctggcccTGCAGGATCTGTGGGGCTCCCTGCTCAGCCTGCGCTGGCGCTGGGTCCTGCTGGCCTTCTGTACCTCCTTCCTGGCCCACTGGCTGCTGTTCGCCTGCTTGTGGTACCTGCTGGCTCACCTGAACGGAGACCTGGAGGTGGCGGACCACGACGCTCCGCCCGAGGGCCATGTAGTGTGTGTCAAACACATCACCTCCTTCACAGCAGCCTTCTCCTTCTCGCTGGAGACACAGTTAACCATCGGTTACGGGACCATGTTTCCCAGTGGAGACTGTCCCAGCGCCATCGTGCTACTGGCCGTGCAGATGCTGCTGGGACTCATGCTGGAGGCCTTCATCACAG GCGCCTTCGTAGCGAAGATCGCCCGCCCCCAGAAGCGGGCAGGTGCTATCCAGTTCAGCCCTCAGGCCGTGGTGGGACAGCACCTGGGCCAGCCCTGCCTCATGTTCCGCGCCGCCAACCTGCTGCGGCGCCCCCTGGTGCAGGTGAAGGTGAGTGCCGTGCTGTACGAGGAGCGCGACGGCCAGGCCCTGCACCAGACAGCACTAGACTTCCATCTGGACCATCTGGGCTCGCAGCCCTGCCCCTTCTTCATCTTCCCCCTCACCTTCTACCACCTCCTGGAGCGCCCCAGCCCACTGTACCCCGCCCTGCGCCAGGGCCGCGCTGGACACTTCGAGCTGGTGGTCTTCCTCTCTGCGTCCCAGGAGGGCACCGGGGACACCTGCCAGAAGAGGACGTCGTATCTGCGGCAGGAGATCCAGCTGGAGCGCTGCTTTGTGCCGGCTGCAGGGCTGGACCGTCTGGGCAGGTACAAGGTGAGCACTCAGCACTTTGACACCACCCACTCTAAAGAGGCCCTGGATAAGGAGTGTGTGGTGCAGATCAACGGGGATGGGAATGACAGGATGGAGTAG